A window of Methanolobus sediminis contains these coding sequences:
- the nrdD gene encoding anaerobic ribonucleoside-triphosphate reductase: MTTLTKQHAIQKTLDGHDISIMPKVRTTAGHMVEWDRSIIVNQLLKETKLAERFHGKPGIEKDEALEIAKDVERRIRSLDLKFLSGPLIREIVNMELLQRGHVEWRNISTRIGTPVYDACEIDLGSGFEANDNANLQENAETSHKKKADKISKEQYLLLLPPKLADLHLNGDIHIHDLEYLGTRAFCQDWDLRYFFYYGLMPDGSGAKASVAGPAMKAEVAILHAVKALGSAQTNFAGGQGFYNFLTFLAPYLEGKTYSDVKQLMQMFVYEMTQMMVARGGQVVFSSVQLSPGVPKLWKDKPAVYKGRVHNGENGTQERTYGEFEREVRLAFKALMDVMIEGDNWGKPFNFPKPEISIEPDFMEEDEFFNKAHPELPTYEELYDMTFELAAKFGTPYFDNQLPEYRGAGEGISCYQCCAYQFSANADADDSFDDKLLFKDGKHFSMGSWQVVSLNCPRAAYRAGGDDSALFADLKLLMDQCIQLFKTKRNWMENIIENNRMPFATQRPKDPVTGEKGCVAVDIDSLVCTIGVVGINEMVQYHTGSQLHESRDAFKFAIRVMTEMEMYAHELSQKYGLEIALARTPAETTGQRFSVSDMLHDEYRDCVLEVVKGDKEAALANLRKTTDLPVYYTNGTHVPPGANISLIDRINLEHVFFPIVDGGNICHIWMGEGSPDAKGLKEFAMNIAKNTQIGYFAFTKDMTVCLNDFHMMSGLKCTCENCGSTNVEQMSRVTGYVQAVSGWNNGKRQELVDRMRYSSSDMI, from the coding sequence ATGACAACACTCACAAAACAGCATGCTATACAGAAGACGCTCGATGGTCATGATATATCCATAATGCCAAAGGTACGTACTACCGCCGGGCATATGGTGGAATGGGATCGCAGTATAATTGTGAACCAGTTGTTAAAGGAAACAAAGCTTGCTGAAAGATTCCACGGCAAGCCTGGCATCGAAAAGGATGAGGCACTTGAAATTGCAAAGGATGTAGAGCGCCGTATCAGAAGTCTTGATCTCAAATTCCTTTCAGGTCCGCTTATCAGAGAAATCGTCAACATGGAACTTCTCCAGAGGGGCCATGTTGAATGGAGGAACATCTCCACAAGGATAGGTACTCCTGTATACGATGCATGTGAGATAGACCTTGGAAGCGGTTTTGAGGCAAACGATAACGCAAACCTCCAGGAAAACGCTGAAACATCTCACAAGAAGAAGGCAGACAAGATATCAAAGGAACAGTATCTGTTACTTTTGCCACCAAAGCTTGCTGACCTGCACCTTAACGGTGACATTCACATTCATGATCTTGAATACCTTGGAACCCGTGCTTTCTGTCAGGACTGGGACCTCAGGTATTTCTTCTACTACGGTCTTATGCCGGATGGCTCAGGTGCCAAGGCAAGTGTAGCCGGTCCTGCAATGAAGGCAGAGGTTGCAATCCTCCATGCAGTGAAGGCCCTGGGAAGTGCCCAGACAAACTTCGCAGGTGGTCAGGGATTCTACAATTTCCTTACATTCCTTGCTCCCTACCTTGAGGGCAAGACTTACAGTGATGTAAAACAGCTCATGCAGATGTTCGTGTATGAGATGACCCAGATGATGGTAGCCCGCGGTGGGCAGGTAGTATTCTCCTCAGTCCAGCTTTCCCCTGGTGTGCCAAAGCTCTGGAAGGACAAGCCTGCTGTTTACAAGGGACGTGTCCACAATGGTGAGAATGGTACTCAGGAACGCACCTATGGAGAGTTTGAGCGTGAGGTCCGTCTTGCATTCAAGGCACTTATGGACGTAATGATCGAGGGTGATAACTGGGGCAAACCTTTCAACTTCCCTAAGCCTGAGATCTCAATTGAACCTGACTTTATGGAAGAGGATGAATTCTTCAACAAGGCACATCCTGAGCTGCCAACATACGAAGAACTCTATGACATGACCTTCGAACTTGCAGCAAAGTTCGGAACTCCATATTTCGATAATCAGTTACCAGAATACAGAGGTGCAGGTGAGGGCATATCCTGTTATCAGTGCTGTGCATACCAGTTCTCAGCAAATGCTGATGCAGATGACAGTTTTGACGATAAGCTCCTGTTCAAGGATGGAAAACATTTCTCAATGGGTTCCTGGCAGGTAGTATCTCTTAACTGTCCAAGAGCGGCATACAGGGCAGGCGGGGATGATTCTGCTCTGTTTGCTGACCTCAAACTACTAATGGATCAGTGTATTCAGCTCTTTAAGACAAAGCGTAACTGGATGGAGAACATCATTGAGAACAACAGGATGCCATTTGCAACACAGAGGCCAAAGGACCCTGTAACAGGTGAGAAAGGATGCGTTGCAGTGGACATTGATTCACTTGTATGCACCATCGGTGTTGTAGGTATCAATGAAATGGTCCAGTACCACACCGGTTCACAGTTGCATGAATCCAGGGATGCATTCAAGTTTGCCATCAGGGTAATGACCGAGATGGAAATGTATGCACATGAGCTCAGCCAGAAATATGGTCTTGAGATCGCTCTTGCACGTACACCTGCTGAAACAACAGGTCAGAGATTCTCAGTATCCGACATGCTTCATGATGAGTACAGGGACTGTGTCCTTGAAGTTGTAAAGGGTGACAAGGAAGCTGCTCTTGCGAATCTAAGAAAAACAACAGATCTGCCTGTCTACTACACCAACGGTACACACGTACCACCAGGTGCCAACATCTCACTTATTGACAGGATAAACCTTGAGCATGTGTTCTTCCCGATAGTCGATGGTGGAAACATCTGTCACATCTGGATGGGTGAAGGTTCACCTGATGCAAAGGGACTCAAGGAGTTTGCAATGAACATTGCAAAGAACACTCAGATTGGTTACTTTGCTTTCACCAAGGATATGACTGTGTGTCTTAATGACTTCCACATGATGTCCGGTCTTAAGTGCACATGTGAGAACTGTGGTTCCACCAATGTCGAGCAGATGTCCAGGGTAACCGGATATGTGCAGGCAGTAAGTGGCTGGAACAATGGTAAGAGGCAGGAACTTGTTGACAGGATGCGCTACAGCTCCTCAGACATGATTTGA
- a CDS encoding anaerobic ribonucleoside-triphosphate reductase activating protein has translation MKVNYGNTVPISTVDWHGKVSIVFFLRGCPYRCPYCQNHELLFESNMVEASILEAEMKKSRPFVSSVVFSGGEPLMQKDAVIHLAKYAKKIGLLVGIHTNGHYPHVMAELMGEGLVDKFFIDVKAPLDNAESYAKAIGCRDFTDMHIDPKVAVDKVSRSINLVLNNGIELELRTTIIRDFMGSSDDVHNIARSINELTGRRDVVYVLQQGFADRALLESLRDRKPLVRDELLDLAHVAHEFLDNIYIRTKEKGNEKLNFESI, from the coding sequence ATGAAAGTAAATTATGGGAACACTGTTCCCATATCTACTGTAGATTGGCACGGAAAGGTGTCAATCGTCTTCTTTTTACGTGGATGTCCTTACAGATGTCCTTATTGCCAGAACCATGAGCTTCTTTTTGAAAGCAACATGGTGGAAGCTTCCATACTTGAAGCAGAGATGAAGAAGTCACGGCCTTTTGTCAGCAGTGTGGTTTTCTCAGGTGGAGAACCACTGATGCAGAAGGATGCTGTGATCCATCTTGCAAAATATGCAAAAAAGATTGGTCTGCTCGTCGGCATTCATACCAATGGCCATTATCCTCACGTAATGGCCGAACTTATGGGTGAAGGGCTTGTGGACAAATTCTTCATCGATGTGAAAGCTCCGCTGGATAATGCTGAAAGTTATGCTAAAGCAATAGGGTGTAGGGATTTTACTGATATGCATATTGACCCAAAGGTAGCAGTAGATAAAGTATCCCGATCTATCAATCTGGTTCTGAATAATGGTATAGAACTTGAATTGAGGACGACCATTATCCGTGACTTCATGGGAAGTTCGGATGATGTGCACAACATTGCACGTTCCATCAATGAACTTACTGGCAGAAGAGATGTTGTCTATGTGCTCCAGCAGGGATTTGCTGACAGGGCCCTGCTTGAATCTCTCAGGGACAGAAAGCCTCTAGTTCGTGATGAACTTCTTGACTTGGCTCATGTTGCCCATGAATTTTTGGATAATATCTACATCAGGACAAAAGAGAAAGGCAATGAGAAGCTTAACTTCGAATCGATTTGA
- a CDS encoding DUF4349 domain-containing protein encodes MKAKFVSIAVLIILLAATFISGCVSSYKESSIQSADYMTVEEYDDSYARNAVLDESGYADYGGTSTASVDRKTIATVDMTIQVSDAAKGVDDISEMVEASGGYVSSSSIYDSYYDSNEGKEGYITVRIPESESSSFLENVGELGEVTSKSVSAQDVTEEYIDVSARLDNLQRQETRLQEILNMTETVEDVLAVEKELERVRGDIESLTGRLNYLDDRVEFSTINIRVTEPRPITHSWGIRDAISESVNGFISIVNALIILVGYLLPLVIVLIFFGGAGVLIRRRMRR; translated from the coding sequence ATGAAAGCAAAATTTGTTAGCATTGCTGTACTAATCATTTTACTGGCAGCTACTTTTATATCCGGCTGTGTGAGCAGCTATAAAGAATCCTCTATACAGTCTGCTGATTACATGACGGTTGAAGAGTATGATGATTCGTATGCAAGGAATGCCGTTCTGGATGAATCCGGATACGCTGATTATGGCGGAACTTCAACTGCTTCTGTGGATCGAAAAACAATAGCCACTGTGGACATGACCATACAGGTCAGCGATGCTGCAAAAGGTGTTGATGATATCTCTGAAATGGTAGAAGCATCAGGTGGATATGTTTCCAGTTCCTCTATATATGATTCATATTATGATTCCAATGAAGGCAAGGAAGGCTATATTACTGTCAGGATCCCAGAATCTGAATCCTCCTCTTTCCTTGAGAATGTAGGTGAACTGGGTGAAGTAACAAGTAAAAGTGTAAGTGCACAGGATGTTACGGAAGAGTATATTGATGTAAGTGCACGTCTGGATAATCTTCAAAGACAGGAAACCCGTCTTCAGGAGATTCTCAATATGACTGAAACTGTTGAGGATGTTCTGGCAGTTGAAAAGGAACTTGAAAGGGTTCGTGGTGATATTGAAAGCCTTACAGGAAGGCTGAATTATCTTGATGATCGTGTTGAGTTTTCAACCATCAATATCCGTGTAACAGAACCAAGGCCAATAACTCATTCATGGGGTATCAGGGATGCAATATCTGAATCTGTTAACGGTTTCATATCAATTGTCAATGCACTGATAATCCTTGTCGGTTATCTTCTGCCACTTGTAATCGTTTTGATTTTCTTTGGCGGAGCTGGTGTGTTAATCAGGAGAAGAATGAGAAGATAG
- the thiL gene encoding thiamine-phosphate kinase: MNDPISVSELGERPLISRLSGIFGSVYNPDVPLGAGPDDCAVVDISENEYMVITTDMLHRKTDFPLCMTPWQIGWMSAAVNFSDVASMGARPIGFLSAMGFSKDTELSFVDEISRGMNDCAKFCGTSVIGGDIDTHDELTITGTALGKVSKSELLTRRGAKPGDIICVTGFAGSAGAALHALENDIDIPDSLMNTLLEPVPRVNEAQELSRTGAVTSMMDTSDGLAMSLHDLADLNKVGFKIDEKSLPIQQEIVDFISSERSVITDFALYTGGDFELLCTVSPDMLEAAQSACYLNVIGEVVDREVGTTLRCHNGENLTINRKGYLQLGN, encoded by the coding sequence ATGAATGATCCTATTTCCGTATCCGAACTGGGTGAACGTCCTCTTATAAGTCGTTTATCCGGTATTTTCGGTTCAGTCTATAACCCTGATGTTCCATTGGGTGCAGGGCCTGATGATTGTGCTGTTGTTGATATTTCTGAAAATGAGTATATGGTGATAACAACAGATATGTTGCACCGCAAGACTGATTTTCCTCTTTGCATGACTCCGTGGCAGATTGGGTGGATGTCTGCTGCGGTTAATTTCAGTGATGTTGCGTCAATGGGTGCCAGGCCAATAGGTTTTCTATCAGCCATGGGTTTTTCTAAGGATACTGAACTCTCATTTGTTGATGAAATTTCAAGGGGAATGAACGATTGTGCAAAGTTCTGTGGGACTTCAGTTATAGGTGGCGATATCGATACTCACGATGAACTTACGATCACCGGTACAGCCCTTGGAAAAGTAAGCAAATCGGAACTTCTGACCCGAAGAGGTGCAAAACCCGGCGATATTATATGTGTAACTGGTTTTGCAGGTTCAGCAGGAGCTGCGTTGCATGCCCTTGAAAATGATATTGATATTCCGGATAGTCTTATGAATACTCTTCTTGAACCAGTTCCACGGGTTAATGAAGCTCAGGAACTCTCCCGTACAGGTGCCGTGACCAGTATGATGGATACCAGTGACGGACTGGCAATGTCGCTTCATGACCTCGCAGACCTTAATAAAGTGGGTTTCAAAATAGATGAGAAATCTCTTCCTATACAGCAGGAAATCGTAGATTTTATAAGTTCAGAACGCTCTGTTATTACTGATTTTGCACTTTATACAGGTGGTGATTTTGAGCTACTTTGCACAGTTTCCCCTGATATGCTGGAAGCTGCTCAAAGCGCATGTTATTTAAATGTTATAGGAGAAGTAGTTGACCGGGAAGTTGGTACTACACTTAGGTGCCATAACGGAGAAAACCTGACGATAAATCGAAAAGGTTATCTACAATTGGGGAATTAA